One Salvia splendens isolate huo1 chromosome 1, SspV2, whole genome shotgun sequence genomic window, GGCACCATTCATCCTACCTCAGATTATCCAAAATAATGTCAtgagaaaaacaaaagaaaactcAAACAATGCACTATTGCCAAACTGTGATGAGTTTTTTATCACACAAAGGAAAAAAAGAGCTGTCAACAGAAAATGGAAAAGATGTTAGTAATAACATGAGATCAACACTTGTATGAGAAATCATTGCTTGGATGGTCTTCTCACCAGTCTATTATCCGTTATAGAACTCGTCTGCGGTGCTTCTTTTATATAGTCCTCCATAGTTGCGAGAAACGTTGGGGGAGGCTGAGGCATGCAGATAAAAATTATGTGCATGTTACCGAAATATCGACAAGGAGATCACCAATGAATACTCCacaatgaaaaaaaaaggtGGAAACCTGTTTCAGTGTAGGGAAATGAAAGGTTCGAGCAAGATCTAGCGTTCTGCAGAAGCCATAAAAATCAGCAAGATGTGCTGCCTAAACGAACCATGgatcaacaacaacaacaacaacaaaagaGCACGAACATCAGTTATCAAGTGTTCTATGGCAGTTCATTAGTCTATATTTCTTGGTGGATCCCCATGTGAATATACAAGTAAAGATAGGAACCTGTTTTCCCGCCCTTTTGTATATATCAAGAGCCCGAACAGCGTCATGCTTGGGCATGTCGAAAAACTACAAGAATAGAAAGAGATTTAAGGAACAAATATTTCACAGTATCATAAAATATCACATACCAAATCCACAAGATTAATGATCCCATCATTGATGGAACAATAGATTCTGAAGCTCTCTTTCAAGACCTACATTACAAAAAAACCCCACTCGTTCGTGTTAATATGCACGATTCATAGGTAAAGTTGGAACTGCTTTTTTGCATACCAGGGCCAAAGCATACTGTACTAGATAGTTATGACAGGCTAATCCTTCAGGCTGCAAAGTATTCGCGAAAGTCAGATAGTCTATCGAATATAAACAGAACAACCATTAGTTACATGACGAACAATGCTGGCTAACCTGGCAACAGATCAGACGGTAGAGAAGCTGTTGCAACGAAGGTAAATGTTCTAACAATTGTTCACCATTCAAAAACCGTGTCTTACTGTTCATCTGGTGCAACAAAAACCACTGTAATTCAtagctttttttttttaataattgagcACAATTTCAGGAGAAACAATAGGCGGCATGCCTTGGATGTTTGAGGACCGGTATCGCCCTCCAAATCATACTGCAGGGTCTTGAAGCACTCGACTCTTTCCTCTAGAAAGAGTGAAAATGTACGGACCCAAGCAGAGCAGTCCCAAGCTACATCAAAACTAGATAAGTATTAACATATATGAAAACTAGTGTGATGAAGAAGATATGTATATTTCTTACCTAAAGTACTTGTATCATCCttgaaattatataattgaaataattttcCTCTTTGGGAGTAACGTACTAATTCTTCTTTGTAAGCAGGATCCCCTTCTCTAAGAGTCCTATGAACAACTATCAAAGTCTTTATTGCAACCTGAAATGACACACCTACAACTTCATTAGAATGGGGCTCTATAACTAATGAAATCAAATGAAGCTTGTGGTTGAAAGAATAAAAGTCGAAAGAGCATACGATCCAGTTGCGCGTCTTGGACAATCTCCGGCATAGCGCATGTATGCAATAGCCTACATCAGCTCGTGAGCGGTTTGCAGATATTGCTGCAAGTATCTCTGCATAGCACAAGAAAACTTACGtgagaaaaacaaaaaagaaaaaagaccAAGTTGCAAATAAACATGGAAAAAGGTAGAAATTAATGGTGCATTACTCACAACTAATCAAACAGCATTAAAAAAAGAGATTGAATGAATGCACTTACTTACAACATGCCTTTCCTTTGGGGGGCATTCAACGTGGTTGGTAGCCTTGACAATTGCAACATCCAACGCCTTGAAACATATACAAATTTTGAGAATAGAAAAGGAAAATTGGTTGAATAAATCCAATGAAAAATGAGTACCTTAAAGTCACTATTGAGACTGGCTAGACCAACTTTGGTGGAGTCCTTTAGTGCTCCATAGGCTTTTCTAAAGCTTTCCATCTCATATCATTCATCATCACAACGAACATGTCACAGATCCCagaaacacacaaacaaaacaaagggGATTTTGACAAATTCTTCCTCTCTATTTTTGCGTAAACTCATTTCAATAATGACGAAAATAGATTCAAATCTAGATTCTCTCTCTTACCAAAGTTGGCCTAACGaatttctctcttcctctccctctccctcaagAATATGCCACGACTTGTTCCctccaaaataaatttctacTGATATAGGAGTGCTAATTAAACCTTCAAATAACATTATTGGCGTACATTATTTTAGCAAAATCAATACATTACATAAAATAATCAAAACTATAAACATAATTTTGATTAGAATCATGCATTCCTTAGTAAAACCTCAAAACTAATCATTTGTGGATAATAAATAGCATTTGGTGGGTGTAAAAAATAATGAGTACCtataaaatattatgtggaaTATGGTCTTTTGATACGTGTACATCCACATCCAATATAAAGTTGCCAATTGATATTTATTGGtggaaatatttaataaataattttatgcTAAGATCAATTCCATGATACCGAATGAAACCATAATTACGAGGTTAAGCTTAAAGTTGGAAACCCCAAATTCCTATTGCAAATCACATGTCTGTGAAAATACTTGAGTATTACATATTGCGAAGTTATGCATGTAGGAAATTGTCATAAATCAATTTCTTCATTAATCCAAAAAATATCTATCCATTTGCTACGATTAAAATATTTGTGATTCGGTTATTAATTAACAaacatttctttattttatttaacaagGTACAAATAAACTAATGCCATTCGATCTACTGCTTAATTAACATGATTCAGTTGGCTGGCCGGCCGTGAACGACAATAGCGCCGGCGAGTTGCTCCGCCGCACCAGATTCAACTACATTCAGATATTTGAATTCAACTTCCCTACTGTCTATCAATTCAATTACTTCATCAATTCTACTCATGATTTAAGATTCTTCCTCTCCTAGTTATCCACTATCCGTCTGAATCATGCTACCGGTCATTGCATGAGGTTCCGATCGCTTTTCCATTCTCTGTTTTTTCTCTGAGGTGACAAATTCTTTCCTGTTCTGCTCGTTAGACTCAACATGAGTGTTTATTATCTTTAGCATTTTGGTTGGAAATCTGGATTAATTTTTTGTCGGGGGATTTACTGAATTGCTCATTCGGGTTCTGTGCATTTCTGTGTGTTAAATTTGAATTCCATGTACCTGatcaaatgtttggaatttgattGTTGATTCAGAGTAGGTCATTATTCAAGTGATCGTAGCTACTGAATTGGGATTTGTTTGGTTGAAGTTTGGGGAGCTAATGGTTTTTATGCCTAGATATTTACTGTAAAAATGTTTCCTTCTCCCTGTACTGATGGTGAAGTTTATTAGTTTCTATTGATCTTATCCATGTCTGTTTGTCCTTGTATAAATTCTCAGTTTTGATGCTGACACTTCATAATGTATATTCAATATGTCTGGGGGCGGCCAAAAGGGCAACTCGTAAGAAGCTGCATTTGGAAGATGATGAAAGAACTTTAGAAAACTTGAAACGAGAACTAAAACCCCAATACAGGGCTCACGctttgaaaactaaaaataaagcacgggaaataaaatCCGGCACCAAGGTTTATTCATCCTTATCTAAGTGTAAAGGCAAGAGCTCAGGAAAAGATGATGAAAATGTGAGCTTGAAGAGGAGAAAAGTTGGCAAGAAAACCGTTGTGAATAGGACCAAAACCTCCAAGAAGCAACCATCTTTGGGTGTTCTGAAAGATAATTATACTAATGTTAGCTCAAAGGAGAGTGATAAAGCAGATGATAAATATGGAATATCGTGAAAATcaaagagaaggagaaagaagACAAAAAACAACATGGAGCTAGATGACGCTTATCGCTTGCAAAGGAGGACAAGATACCTATTAATAAAAGTGAAGCTGGAGCAGAATCTAATTGATGCATACTCTACAGAAGGTTGGAAAGGTCAGAGGTATAATATCATGCCCCATTTTTTAAATCTAAACTGCCTACTTGCAGatgcaattttatttatgcattgATGTACATCCCTGCTGTCAAATTATTATGTTAGTCTGAGGGTGGATAATTTTAAAGGAGAGAAGGTCTGGGTGAAATTTGAAGAATGGATAACTGATAGCATACAGCTTAAACATTTTGTTTGTATTGATTTGAAAGTAAAATTGGTTCCCTTCATGAGAAGAATCAGCTGTGTATTAAATTTGTTCAGGATCAATCACATTCAACTACATTTCTTATCTCATTCTTTCATTGGTATGTACTGCATGCTACTAATTACTTACATGAAGTGACTTTTTTTTCCCACCAGTCGAGAAAAGATTAAACCAGAGAAAGAACTACAAAGAGCCAAACAACAGATATTGAAGTGCAAACTAGGGATACGAGAAGCCATCCATCAATTGGATTTGCTAAGTTCGGAAGGGCGTATTAATGATTCCGCGGTTGCTCCTGATGGATCTATGCACCATGAACATGTCAGCCCCCTTTTCTTTCTTCATGTAATTTGGGGCATATATGAAATGATATATGTTTGGCAACTGATATCTTGACTGTCAAACCATAATCCATTAAGCATATATAGTGACTTTGTCATATTTGGAAGTAAACAATCTATTGGGGAAATCCTCTACATATCTACACACATAACATCTTTCCTTCACTAGATTCATGGCattcttattttctttatacTCAAATAATCTGTGTCAAATGTAAGTTGTGTGAAGCGCTCCCAGATAATGGCATTATTCGTTGTCATGGGACATGCAATTGTGCTTTTCACCATAAGTGCATGGATCCTCCATTGTCACCAGAAAATAGTGAGCTCAATTTTTGTTGTTTCTTGTTGATCAATATTCATACCTTTACAGTAGCATACGCCAAATTCTGTTTTACTTTGTAAACTGCATGTGGTGAAGTTAGCAATGTTGCTAGTTCCTCCAGGGGACGAAGGGTGGTTTTGCAAATTCTGTAAGAAGAAGACAGAGATACTGGAAGCAACAAATGCGCACCTTGGGACTCATTTCCCCCTGGATAGTAATTGGCAGGTCGGCTGTTTTGTAACCAGTCGCATTGATATGTCATCATCCATAATTTGATACATTGGCATCTCGAATTGTAACAGGATGTTTTCAAGGAAGAAGCTGCATTACCTGATGGTGTAAATTCTGTGTTGTTCCAAGAAGAGGAATGGCCATCGGATGATTCTGCAGATGATGACTATGATCCAGATAGAAATGAGTGCAGCTGCAGTGGCAATATGTCTACGTCCAAATCTGATGCTTCTCAGTATAGTTCCAGTTTCCTGGGTTCGCTTGAGGATGAAGATGGGAGATTTGAAGTGAGAAGCAATAGATGTTTTGATGAAACTCTAGAGACAATTGGAGCAGACTCTGATGAGGTACACAATGGTGGAGTTGTATCCCATCCTAGACAGAGACCAGCTGTCGACTATATCGAGTTATACAATGTAAGGGATCAAGATTTGCTCTACACAGCTATACTTCTTGGTGAATAATGATTGATCTGTGCTTGCTTAATGTACTTAATCCTGAAAGCCCCAGGATCTTCTGAAAATCTGCTATCTCGATGATCGGGAAGTGTTTATATTCACTAAATTCTTTGAAGGGGATGGGGTTTTTATCTGAATAATTGAACGATTTCCTTTGCTTGTTCGAAGAGATAAGAAGAATCTTTTGCCATTTGAAATCTATATGTTTGTATTCAGCCATTCAGCACCTTTTTATTTGGAGAACAAACCATTAAGAACTTAGATGagtttaaaatcttgatattttttcttttcctcccATA contains:
- the LOC121782683 gene encoding putative clathrin assembly protein At5g57200, coding for MESFRKAYGALKDSTKVGLASLNSDFKALDVAIVKATNHVECPPKERHVVIFLCYAEILAAISANRSRADVGYCIHALCRRLSKTRNWIVAIKTLIVVHRTLREGDPAYKEELVRYSQRGKLFQLYNFKDDTSTLAWDCSAWVRTFSLFLEERVECFKTLQYDLEGDTGPQTSKMNSKTRFLNGEQLLEHLPSLQQLLYRLICCQPEGLACHNYLVQYALALVLKESFRIYCSINDGIINLVDLFFDMPKHDAVRALDIYKRAGKQAAHLADFYGFCRTLDLARTFHFPTLKQPPPTFLATMEDYIKEAPQTSSITDNRLVYGETENESEEGDEEKSQVETENQVQDTEEEEEEEEEEEEEEEEEEEEEEEEDVVVEEEEEPFQTEPTPQATEEPIDLLGLSEVNEEALKIEENNAYALAIFEPDVNPPSSSNALAEIGSTSGWELAIVEVPSNMTQPQLAQPQMAGGFDNLLLDSLYEDSAARRTMEMHSSGYNTSYGYNQTPFDHQQQHFDPFAMSNNIPPPTNVQMTMLQQQQQQQQQHQQHMTTMMMPTTEVHQGTGMEPYNPYATPQQAGGYFNPFSDPFHFPQPAAPPHEENNMIKAMFTFID